A region of Hydrogenimonas cancrithermarum DNA encodes the following proteins:
- the flgK gene encoding flagellar hook-associated protein FlgK, whose product MASIFNALNIGYSGLKTSQIAIDTTGHNIANAQNPDYTRQRVVIEPNTPLNTTPGDIGLGAKITEIVRVHDEFVYKRLKNSSTSNEYNQLRQETMDEISSYFPEIDKNGIYNGMQDYFDAWNDFSKNTDDSALKTNLAQQTRTFTATIRDTRAQIASVQTRLDDQLKTSIDEINRLGKQIAELNVRINTDEAGGDNANDLRDQRDKLELALSKLVDIAVSKGEMKPDMTTDRHLIESGGEYHLSIGGSSFVDGNTFHPLVLDRPEGSGFSDVYYQRQDYVKFDITDYIHGGKVGAILSLRDGDIQQILDELDSFASSLIFNTNNLYAAHATTQMSGSTEIAPNQTIPESELPIEEGSFFVKIYDIDGNEVAKREIVLTPEMTYGEIAARIEDADIDDNGDNLKGNDVDNYLTASADGTFQISMDSTKAREGYTFAIEEADPENPTLFAGVLGLERFFDGSDAKNITLNKSLDGNPTRIGGNAAPISGDNRMANSMIELQYKKIDFYKPADSNTHFAKETLSGFFRMSVTNVANTTAAVHSAAETSQSLLNAVVNEFDSISKVDLDEELTNLMKYQTGYGASAKVITTIDQMIQTLLGIKQ is encoded by the coding sequence ATGGCCTCCATCTTCAACGCTCTCAATATCGGCTACAGCGGCCTTAAAACTTCACAAATCGCGATCGATACGACCGGCCACAATATCGCCAATGCACAAAACCCCGACTACACGCGCCAGCGTGTGGTCATCGAACCGAACACACCGCTCAATACAACTCCCGGCGATATCGGCCTGGGTGCGAAAATCACGGAAATCGTCCGGGTTCACGATGAATTCGTCTACAAACGCCTCAAAAACTCGTCTACCAGCAATGAGTACAATCAACTGCGCCAGGAGACAATGGACGAAATATCCAGCTATTTTCCGGAAATCGACAAAAACGGCATCTATAACGGTATGCAGGATTACTTCGATGCCTGGAACGATTTTTCCAAAAACACCGACGACAGTGCATTGAAAACCAATCTCGCGCAGCAGACGAGAACCTTTACCGCCACCATCCGCGATACACGGGCACAGATCGCCTCGGTCCAGACTAGGCTGGACGACCAGCTAAAAACCTCCATCGATGAAATCAACAGACTCGGAAAACAGATCGCGGAACTCAATGTCCGCATCAACACGGACGAAGCCGGAGGGGACAATGCCAACGATCTGCGTGACCAGCGGGACAAACTCGAGCTGGCACTGAGCAAACTGGTCGACATCGCCGTTTCGAAAGGTGAAATGAAGCCGGACATGACGACAGACAGGCATCTCATCGAATCTGGAGGCGAATATCACCTGAGCATCGGGGGCTCCTCCTTCGTGGATGGGAACACGTTTCACCCTCTGGTCCTCGACAGGCCCGAAGGCAGCGGATTCAGCGACGTCTACTACCAACGGCAGGATTATGTCAAATTCGATATCACCGACTATATTCATGGTGGAAAAGTCGGAGCCATACTTTCGCTTCGGGATGGCGACATTCAGCAAATTCTGGATGAACTCGACAGCTTTGCATCGAGTCTGATTTTCAATACAAACAACCTCTATGCCGCACACGCGACGACCCAGATGAGCGGCAGTACCGAAATTGCACCGAATCAGACCATTCCGGAATCGGAACTCCCGATCGAAGAAGGGTCCTTTTTCGTCAAAATATACGATATCGACGGCAATGAAGTCGCAAAAAGAGAGATCGTTCTCACCCCGGAGATGACCTACGGGGAGATCGCCGCACGGATCGAAGATGCGGATATCGACGACAATGGAGACAATCTGAAGGGCAACGATGTCGACAATTATCTCACGGCATCGGCCGACGGAACATTTCAAATCTCCATGGACTCCACCAAAGCCAGAGAGGGGTATACCTTTGCGATCGAGGAGGCCGATCCGGAAAATCCGACGCTCTTTGCAGGCGTATTGGGGCTCGAACGTTTTTTTGACGGCAGTGATGCAAAAAATATCACGCTCAACAAATCGCTCGACGGCAATCCGACCAGGATAGGAGGAAACGCTGCGCCGATTTCCGGAGACAACCGTATGGCCAACAGTATGATCGAACTGCAGTATAAAAAGATCGACTTTTACAAACCTGCAGATTCAAACACCCATTTCGCGAAAGAGACACTAAGCGGATTTTTCAGAATGAGTGTCACAAACGTTGCGAATACGACTGCGGCGGTCCATTCGGCCGCCGAGACATCCCAGTCACTTCTCAACGCTGTCGTCAACGAATTCGACAGTATCAGCAAAGTCGATCTCGACGAAGAGCTGACCAATCTCATGAAGTATCAGACCGGCTATGGCGCAAGTGCGAAAGTCATTACGACCATCGATCAGATGATTCAGACACTGCTGGGAATCAAACAGTAG
- a CDS encoding flagellar biosynthesis anti-sigma factor FlgM, producing the protein MIRNIGSQNSGTIINNDTQKNDVQNAKNIEKQALEQQNRVDGLKKQIENGEYSIDLDATATRMAQELKPE; encoded by the coding sequence ATGATACGAAATATCGGTTCCCAGAACAGTGGAACGATCATTAACAACGATACGCAAAAAAATGATGTGCAGAACGCAAAAAACATCGAAAAACAGGCGCTTGAGCAGCAAAACCGCGTCGACGGACTGAAAAAGCAGATCGAAAACGGAGAATACTCCATCGATCTGGATGCCACGGCAACCAGAATGGCACAGGAGCTCAAGCCCGAATAA
- a CDS encoding rod-binding protein, whose amino-acid sequence MNQLHINEYQRPLPNTGGSEKAVLKEQTDAFEAIVLKMLLDKAMQTDDHLLPKDPGRDIYRSMMNDERSKQLSGNFGYSELLFNYLVEKNS is encoded by the coding sequence ATGAATCAACTTCATATCAACGAATATCAACGACCTCTCCCCAATACCGGAGGGAGTGAAAAAGCGGTGCTGAAGGAGCAGACGGACGCTTTTGAAGCGATCGTTCTCAAAATGCTTCTGGACAAAGCGATGCAGACGGATGACCATCTGCTACCCAAAGACCCGGGCAGAGATATCTACAGATCGATGATGAACGACGAAAGAAGCAAACAGCTCAGTGGCAACTTTGGATACAGCGAGCTTTTGTTTAATTATCTAGTAGAAAAAAATTCTTAA
- a CDS encoding ABC transporter permease, which produces MRCPCISLGLLVALFLFSFMGPLLYTVSPFDLHPETLLLPPSAEHPLGTDRLGRDLLARLMQGGRVSLIIGIGSALIASMLGLIIGITAGFFRGAVDKSFVILVDLFLTFPTFFLLLALVSYVEASVWVLIFVISVTGWMTMARMIRAESFSIGEKPFIKILKIARIPATKIILKYFAPLLAPIFFVSFTFGVGGAILSESALSFLGLGITPPQMSWGSLISEGKEVMEIAWWISFFPGLMIFLVTFSLMQISDYLQSRTNQKEVIGQ; this is translated from the coding sequence ATGCGATGCCCTTGTATCAGCCTGGGACTGCTTGTCGCCCTTTTTCTGTTCTCTTTTATGGGACCGCTACTCTACACCGTCAGTCCCTTTGACCTGCACCCTGAAACACTTCTTCTTCCCCCGTCGGCCGAGCATCCGTTAGGAACGGATCGCCTGGGCCGCGATCTGCTCGCACGTTTGATGCAAGGGGGTAGAGTCTCTTTGATTATCGGTATAGGAAGTGCTCTCATCGCTTCGATGCTCGGACTGATCATCGGCATCACAGCGGGGTTTTTCAGAGGGGCGGTCGACAAAAGTTTCGTCATACTTGTCGACCTCTTTTTGACGTTTCCGACATTCTTTCTGCTACTGGCGCTCGTCAGCTATGTCGAAGCGTCGGTCTGGGTTCTCATTTTCGTTATTTCGGTAACAGGATGGATGACAATGGCGAGAATGATCCGGGCAGAAAGTTTTTCCATTGGAGAAAAACCCTTTATCAAGATTCTCAAAATCGCCCGGATACCTGCGACCAAAATCATTCTTAAATATTTCGCCCCTCTGCTGGCCCCTATCTTTTTCGTCAGTTTCACTTTCGGTGTGGGAGGTGCGATTTTGAGTGAGAGTGCACTCAGCTTCCTCGGTCTCGGTATTACGCCTCCGCAGATGAGCTGGGGGAGTCTGATAAGTGAAGGGAAAGAGGTGATGGAGATTGCATGGTGGATCAGTTTCTTTCCGGGCCTGATGATCTTTCTTGTCACTTTCTCGCTGATGCAGATTTCGGATTATCTGCAAAGCAGGACGAATCAAAAAGAGGTGATCGGTCAGTAA
- a CDS encoding class I SAM-dependent methyltransferase, translating into MMIEDKIKWNDKYKSAPPAQKPSPLLLAYLERIGRGEVLDIAAGMGRHAKPLAAQGCHVDAIEWSDLALEALEKIPGVSAIEMDLEEACGLKKRYDAILCFNYLNRNLYPLMLTHLKPGGLLLFETFVQDDANEGAPGNPFFLLEKNELLHVFCSLYIIEYKESYIRKPNGQKALMASMAAQKLH; encoded by the coding sequence ATGATGATCGAAGACAAGATAAAGTGGAACGATAAATACAAAAGTGCTCCTCCTGCACAAAAACCGAGCCCTCTTTTGCTCGCGTATCTGGAGCGGATCGGCAGAGGAGAGGTTTTGGATATCGCTGCCGGGATGGGGCGGCATGCAAAACCCCTTGCCGCGCAGGGCTGTCATGTGGACGCGATCGAATGGAGTGATCTGGCACTGGAGGCTTTGGAAAAAATTCCGGGAGTCAGTGCCATCGAAATGGATTTGGAAGAGGCATGCGGTCTGAAAAAGAGATACGATGCGATTCTCTGTTTCAACTATCTCAACCGAAACCTCTACCCTCTGATGCTGACACATCTGAAACCGGGGGGATTACTGCTTTTTGAGACGTTTGTCCAGGACGATGCCAACGAGGGAGCGCCGGGGAATCCCTTTTTTTTGCTGGAGAAGAACGAACTTCTGCATGTTTTCTGCTCCCTCTATATCATCGAATACAAAGAGTCGTATATCCGCAAACCGAATGGGCAGAAGGCGCTGATGGCTTCCATGGCCGCACAAAAACTACATTAG
- a CDS encoding phosphoribosyltransferase produces the protein MFKDRIEAGQKLADALETIGPFENPIVLALPRGGVPVAYEVAKRLHAPLDVIIVRKLGAPFNEEFAIGALVEGEPERVVLNEDAVYRLGIGKSYLDEVVAKEREELHRRQQRYRGSQNPLENLAGKTVILIDDGIATGYTMKAALAAIREQNPASIVVAVPVAPSDTLPEMERLADRVVVLQTPEPFWAVGAHYERFDQTSDEEVIELLEKARHS, from the coding sequence ATGTTTAAAGACAGAATAGAGGCCGGACAAAAGCTGGCCGATGCACTCGAAACGATAGGGCCGTTTGAAAACCCGATCGTTCTGGCACTTCCCCGCGGTGGCGTGCCGGTGGCGTATGAAGTGGCAAAACGGCTCCATGCGCCGCTCGATGTCATCATCGTACGGAAACTTGGCGCGCCGTTCAATGAGGAGTTCGCGATAGGGGCATTGGTCGAGGGAGAACCGGAGCGTGTCGTTTTGAACGAAGATGCGGTCTACCGGCTCGGTATCGGAAAGTCGTATCTGGACGAAGTCGTCGCGAAAGAGCGTGAAGAGCTGCATCGAAGGCAGCAGCGTTATCGGGGTTCTCAGAATCCGCTTGAAAATCTTGCCGGAAAAACCGTCATACTGATCGACGACGGCATCGCAACGGGGTATACGATGAAAGCCGCGCTGGCGGCGATAAGAGAGCAAAACCCGGCTTCCATCGTCGTAGCCGTTCCCGTGGCACCGTCGGATACGCTTCCGGAGATGGAGCGCCTGGCGGACCGTGTTGTCGTTCTGCAGACACCAGAGCCTTTCTGGGCTGTCGGTGCACACTACGAACGGTTCGACCAGACGAGCGATGAAGAGGTGATCGAATTGCTGGAAAAGGCGAGGCATTCATGA
- a CDS encoding YkgJ family cysteine cluster protein, translated as MSDLIEKEGFGYAFDPKACETCAGNCCIGESGHIWVPVQKIPEMAAFLKMGSDEFIKRYLEKVGYRFSIKEKVVVEGEYDCIFYDREKRRCTIYPVRPLQCRTFPFWDYFKENEEELKKECPGICPHS; from the coding sequence ATGTCAGATTTGATTGAAAAAGAGGGCTTCGGTTACGCTTTCGACCCGAAAGCGTGTGAAACATGTGCAGGCAACTGCTGTATAGGCGAAAGCGGCCATATCTGGGTACCGGTCCAGAAGATTCCCGAGATGGCGGCCTTTTTAAAAATGGGCAGCGACGAATTCATTAAGCGCTACTTGGAAAAAGTAGGGTATCGTTTCAGTATCAAAGAAAAGGTGGTTGTCGAAGGTGAGTACGACTGCATTTTCTACGACCGGGAAAAACGGCGCTGTACCATCTATCCTGTCCGCCCCCTGCAGTGCAGGACTTTTCCGTTTTGGGACTATTTTAAAGAAAACGAAGAGGAATTGAAAAAAGAATGTCCAGGTATCTGTCCACACTCCTGA
- the kdsB gene encoding 3-deoxy-manno-octulosonate cytidylyltransferase, translating to MIIIPARLGSTRFPKKVLAEIGGVPMVVATARAVASVDDVAVATDAEEVLEVCKAHGVKAVMTSSEHQSGTDRINEAAARLGLDESEIVINVQGDEPFIEADVVEKLKKLVHAYQNDSRVMICSVYKAIAKEDAIDPNLVKVVTDESGFALYFSRSIIPYDRDGGFDGYKGHLGLYGYTRKMLGRFCSLPHAPLEHIEKLEQLRALSHGYAIAMTEVETKSFGIDTKEDLERALGRY from the coding sequence ATGATTATTATCCCTGCACGTTTGGGCTCGACACGTTTTCCGAAGAAAGTATTGGCGGAGATAGGTGGTGTTCCTATGGTTGTGGCCACGGCTCGTGCAGTCGCATCGGTCGACGATGTCGCGGTGGCAACCGATGCGGAAGAGGTTCTCGAAGTGTGTAAAGCGCACGGTGTCAAAGCGGTCATGACGAGCAGCGAACATCAAAGCGGTACGGATCGCATCAACGAAGCGGCGGCTCGTTTGGGACTTGACGAGAGTGAAATCGTCATCAACGTGCAGGGAGATGAACCTTTCATCGAAGCGGATGTTGTCGAAAAACTGAAAAAGCTGGTCCACGCCTACCAAAACGACAGCCGCGTTATGATCTGCTCCGTTTACAAAGCGATCGCAAAAGAGGATGCGATCGATCCGAATCTCGTCAAAGTGGTGACGGATGAGAGTGGATTCGCCCTCTACTTTTCAAGAAGCATCATTCCCTACGACAGAGATGGTGGATTTGACGGATATAAAGGGCATCTGGGTCTTTATGGCTATACGAGAAAGATGCTCGGACGTTTTTGCAGTCTGCCGCACGCCCCGCTTGAACATATCGAAAAGCTGGAACAGTTGCGTGCACTTTCGCACGGCTATGCGATCGCGATGACGGAAGTGGAAACGAAGAGTTTCGGCATCGATACAAAAGAAGATCTGGAGCGTGCGCTCGGTCGTTACTGA
- a CDS encoding GatB/YqeY domain-containing protein codes for MSQLKERLQADLKTAMKEKDSFKRGVIRFVMSAIKQIEVDERKELTDADIEAIIVKQIKQRNDAIEQFREGGREDLVEQNEKELEILRSYLPEPMSEDEVREILKEIIAETGAEGMKDMGKVMSAAKAKIGSRAEGKVINQIAKELLNR; via the coding sequence ATGAGTCAACTGAAAGAGAGACTGCAGGCCGATCTCAAAACGGCGATGAAAGAGAAAGACAGCTTCAAACGGGGTGTCATCCGTTTTGTGATGAGTGCGATCAAACAGATCGAAGTGGATGAACGCAAAGAGTTGACCGATGCCGATATCGAAGCGATTATCGTCAAGCAGATCAAGCAGCGCAACGATGCGATAGAACAGTTTCGGGAGGGTGGACGCGAAGATCTCGTCGAACAGAATGAAAAGGAGCTGGAGATTCTGCGAAGCTACCTCCCTGAACCGATGAGCGAGGATGAAGTCCGTGAGATTCTAAAAGAGATCATTGCCGAAACGGGTGCGGAAGGGATGAAAGATATGGGAAAAGTGATGAGTGCCGCGAAAGCGAAAATCGGAAGCCGTGCCGAAGGCAAAGTGATCAACCAGATCGCCAAAGAGCTCTTGAACAGATAA
- the trpC gene encoding indole-3-glycerol phosphate synthase TrpC: MILDEIIARTKVDLERKKKEFPLEWLGRSLAYNPFPPRDVHKVLKSTKENPYRIIAEIKKASPSKGVIREDFDPLTIAKAYEEGGADALSILTEPHYFKGDIEYLTQIRRYVPMPLLRKDFIIDKYQLVEALVYGADFVLLIAKALTRKQLKELLEYTWHLGMEALVEIHDKKDLIKAIFAGANIIGINHRNLETFEMDMSLSERLIPLIPNSKIIVAESGIYEHEQVKHLHDVGADAFLVGEHFMRQDDIASALKKLKGETV, translated from the coding sequence GTGATTCTCGATGAAATAATCGCCCGTACAAAAGTCGATCTGGAACGTAAAAAAAAGGAGTTTCCGCTCGAATGGCTCGGACGTTCGCTTGCCTACAACCCTTTTCCACCAAGAGATGTCCATAAAGTATTGAAGTCGACGAAAGAAAATCCCTATCGCATTATCGCCGAAATCAAAAAAGCGAGCCCATCGAAAGGGGTGATCCGCGAAGATTTCGACCCGCTGACGATCGCCAAAGCGTATGAAGAGGGCGGAGCGGATGCGCTCTCGATATTGACCGAACCCCACTACTTCAAAGGGGATATCGAATACCTGACACAGATCCGCCGCTACGTCCCGATGCCGCTTCTGCGGAAAGATTTTATCATCGACAAATATCAACTCGTCGAAGCACTCGTCTACGGTGCCGACTTCGTCCTGCTCATCGCGAAAGCGCTCACGCGCAAACAGCTAAAAGAGCTACTCGAATATACGTGGCATCTGGGCATGGAGGCTTTGGTGGAGATACACGACAAAAAGGACCTCATCAAAGCGATCTTTGCCGGCGCCAATATTATCGGCATCAATCACCGCAACCTCGAAACTTTCGAAATGGATATGAGCCTCAGCGAACGGCTTATTCCCCTCATTCCCAATAGCAAGATCATCGTTGCCGAAAGCGGCATCTATGAACATGAGCAGGTCAAACACCTTCACGACGTTGGAGCTGACGCTTTTTTGGTGGGTGAACACTTTATGCGCCAGGACGATATCGCCAGTGCATTGAAAAAGCTCAAGGGCGAAACGGTATAG
- a CDS encoding tetratricopeptide repeat protein, with translation MSRYLSTLLIALFLLTGCSSKTVNPPAEEGNPKSHVKPFEYEYDYIIHALYYKDHGKYANAYVLFEELYKKTENLEYKIEALKLLIGMQQYEEAYRQLTTLLKRYPKNAELYRLLAVTDLKLKKVDEALESAKKALALEPDNIQDIDLVASIYLLNGAFQKAYDTYNSYYIRHHDDESVVKMASILYHKLKNPQKTIQLLETHSKMIGCGERVCVFLAELYRRNNDLESLASVYARLYDSTGATEYAQKAAEIYAYQKQFGKAVKLLESSGADDNLLLAIYKQTKTFDKAAKLAKRLYDETLDPVWLAEYGILLYEAAPKKDDPKLLAKVIRNLSKAFKEGVSDPLYYNYLGYLLIDHDIDVQWGIELVKKALKLEPDSAFYIDSLAWGHYKLGECKKAYSEMEKVIKKLGLEDEEIKSHWNKIQKCRSRKK, from the coding sequence ATGTCCAGGTATCTGTCCACACTCCTGATTGCACTGTTTCTGTTGACCGGATGTTCCTCAAAAACGGTGAATCCTCCGGCAGAGGAGGGCAATCCAAAAAGCCATGTCAAACCATTCGAATATGAGTATGACTACATCATCCATGCCCTTTACTACAAAGACCACGGCAAATATGCCAACGCCTATGTTCTGTTTGAAGAGCTTTACAAAAAGACCGAAAATCTCGAATACAAAATCGAAGCGCTCAAACTGCTCATCGGCATGCAGCAATACGAAGAGGCGTACAGACAACTCACCACCCTGCTGAAGAGATACCCGAAGAATGCCGAACTCTACCGCCTCCTCGCAGTGACGGACCTGAAGCTGAAAAAAGTCGACGAAGCACTCGAAAGTGCGAAAAAAGCCCTTGCACTCGAACCGGACAATATTCAGGATATCGATCTGGTCGCATCGATCTATCTTCTAAACGGCGCATTTCAAAAAGCCTACGATACCTATAACAGCTACTATATCCGTCACCACGATGACGAGAGTGTCGTCAAAATGGCATCCATCCTGTACCATAAACTCAAGAATCCCCAAAAAACGATCCAGCTGCTGGAAACACACAGCAAGATGATCGGATGTGGCGAGCGGGTATGCGTTTTTCTGGCTGAACTATACCGGCGAAACAACGACCTGGAGAGTCTTGCATCGGTCTATGCACGTCTCTACGACTCGACGGGAGCGACGGAATATGCCCAGAAAGCGGCGGAAATCTACGCCTATCAGAAACAGTTCGGCAAAGCTGTGAAGCTGTTGGAATCTTCCGGTGCCGACGACAATCTTCTTCTGGCAATCTACAAACAGACAAAAACGTTCGACAAGGCCGCGAAACTGGCAAAACGCCTCTACGACGAGACGCTCGACCCGGTGTGGCTGGCGGAGTACGGAATCCTGCTCTACGAAGCCGCCCCAAAGAAAGATGATCCGAAACTCTTGGCGAAAGTGATTCGAAATCTTTCGAAAGCGTTCAAAGAGGGTGTGAGCGATCCACTCTATTACAACTATCTGGGCTATCTGCTCATCGATCATGACATCGATGTCCAGTGGGGGATAGAACTCGTGAAAAAAGCGCTGAAACTCGAACCTGACTCCGCTTTCTATATAGACTCGCTGGCATGGGGGCACTACAAGCTCGGTGAGTGCAAAAAAGCGTATAGCGAAATGGAAAAGGTCATAAAGAAACTCGGTCTCGAAGATGAAGAGATCAAGAGCCACTGGAACAAAATTCAAAAATGCAGGAGTAGAAAAAAGTGA
- the flgH gene encoding flagellar basal body L-ring protein FlgH: MESLAILSLLMLYNGCSTHQTDAKIDFQPPKYVEQTPPLEPRSALYNPGSLFGRGDSPVFSDKKAMNVNDIVTVVINENILSSSSGTKKLSKTTGDKLGGGVVTAGGGGLLANVANQANKLTNIGMQIDSSTSFNGTGTHQRTEKFTTTVSARIIKILDNGNYFIDGRREMLLDGQKQILHISGVIRPNDITQTNQIDSKYIADAKILYETQGDIKESTERNWGTKAVESIWPF; the protein is encoded by the coding sequence GTGGAGAGTTTGGCGATATTGTCGCTTTTAATGCTCTATAACGGATGCAGTACCCACCAAACAGACGCAAAAATCGACTTTCAACCGCCGAAATATGTAGAACAGACACCCCCTTTGGAGCCCAGAAGCGCACTATACAACCCGGGAAGTCTCTTCGGAAGAGGAGACAGCCCCGTCTTCTCCGATAAAAAAGCGATGAATGTCAACGATATCGTCACTGTCGTCATAAACGAAAACATACTCTCCTCTTCCAGCGGTACAAAAAAACTTTCAAAAACGACAGGAGACAAACTCGGCGGAGGCGTTGTGACAGCCGGTGGAGGCGGTTTGCTCGCAAATGTGGCGAACCAGGCGAACAAGCTGACGAATATCGGGATGCAAATCGACTCTTCGACAAGCTTCAACGGAACGGGAACACATCAACGTACCGAAAAATTCACAACAACCGTATCGGCCCGAATCATCAAAATTTTGGATAACGGCAACTACTTCATCGACGGAAGACGGGAGATGCTGCTCGACGGCCAAAAACAGATACTTCACATAAGCGGTGTCATACGTCCGAACGACATCACCCAAACCAACCAGATCGACTCGAAATATATTGCAGATGCGAAGATTCTCTACGAAACGCAGGGCGATATCAAAGAGTCGACGGAGAGAAACTGGGGAACCAAGGCGGTTGAATCGATCTGGCCTTTCTAA
- a CDS encoding tRNA1(Val) (adenine(37)-N6)-methyltransferase: MLFYQPQDGYCFNSDSIFLYDFAASFSPKGRVLDVGSGVGVIGLLLARDFPIELTMIEKQEKMASLAEKNLETNKITANLLRSDFLEYQGGEPFDFIVSNPPFYHGDVVQSRNSHINACRYNTHLPIEPFFKKVASLLLPRGHFIFCYDASQLPELLVTLEKVALRAEDIRFVHPKADRPAKLVMIHARRGSRSKSRVLPPFIVFEGDRYMPEAQEIFKRAGTHTIKCQI; the protein is encoded by the coding sequence TTGCTTTTCTACCAACCGCAGGACGGCTACTGTTTCAACAGCGACTCCATTTTTCTCTATGATTTCGCCGCATCTTTTTCGCCCAAAGGAAGAGTGCTCGACGTAGGGAGCGGTGTCGGAGTCATCGGCCTGCTGTTAGCACGTGACTTTCCCATCGAACTCACGATGATAGAGAAGCAGGAGAAGATGGCTTCACTTGCGGAAAAAAATCTTGAAACCAACAAGATTACAGCCAACCTTCTCCGAAGCGATTTTCTCGAATACCAAGGAGGCGAACCTTTCGACTTCATCGTCTCCAATCCCCCTTTTTACCATGGAGATGTCGTCCAGAGCCGGAACAGCCATATCAATGCCTGCCGTTATAACACGCACCTTCCGATCGAACCTTTTTTCAAAAAGGTGGCTTCGCTGTTACTGCCTCGGGGACACTTCATCTTCTGCTACGATGCATCGCAGCTCCCCGAACTTCTGGTGACGCTCGAAAAAGTCGCCCTTCGGGCCGAGGATATTCGCTTCGTTCATCCGAAAGCCGACCGTCCCGCCAAGCTGGTGATGATCCATGCGAGAAGAGGTTCGAGATCCAAAAGCAGGGTTCTGCCGCCTTTTATCGTCTTCGAGGGGGATCGCTACATGCCGGAAGCGCAGGAGATTTTCAAAAGAGCGGGGACACATACGATAAAATGTCAGATTTGA